The following proteins come from a genomic window of Eretmochelys imbricata isolate rEreImb1 chromosome 11, rEreImb1.hap1, whole genome shotgun sequence:
- the FZD5 gene encoding frizzled-5, whose amino-acid sequence MPQGPGSAQGPLPNFSASRAPPVPRQRPGPPDSGSPPAAAAGAGERLRSSCPSSSAAAPGQPRRAALTMVGAGRGLLSLLLLLRLPPVAAAAAKAPVCQEITVPMCKGIGYNLTYMPNQFNHDTQDEAGLEVHQFWPLVEIQCSPDLRFFLCSVYTPICLLDYAKPLPPCRAVCERAKAGCSPLMRQYGFAWPERMSCERLPALGDPDTLCMDYNRSEPTAPPPALAKPTRASRGPQRSLAPGGGADCGRACRCTEPFVPIARESHPLYSKIRTGQVPNCAVPCFQPYFTQDEKTFASFWIGLWSILCFLSTSTTVATFLIDMERFRYPERPIIFLSACYLFVSLGYIVRLVAGHASVACNQEYRHVHYETTGPALCTTVFLLLYFFGMASSIWWVILSLTWFLAAGLKWGNEAIAGYSQYFHLAAWLIPSVKAIAVLALSSVDGDPVAGVCYVGNQNLDNLRGFVLAPLVVYLFTGTLFLLAGFVSLFRIRSVIKQGGTQTDKLERLMIRIGIFTVLYTVPATLVVACYAYEQHYRESWEEAQTCSCPGDPRKPKPDYAVFMLKYFMCLVVGITSGVWIWSGKTLDSWRRFTGKWCRGRKPAMCTEAGSALTGRAGGAPSASYRKPVPLSQV is encoded by the coding sequence ATGCCCCAGGGGCCGGGCTCGGCGCAGGGACCGCTGCCAAACTTCTCCGCGAGCCGAGCGCCGCCCGTGCCTAGGCAGCGCCCCGGCCCGCCGGACTCGGGGTCcccgccggcggcggcggcgggggccgGGGAGAGACTCCGCAGCTCCTGCCCGAGCTCGTCTGCTGCTGCCCCGGGCCAGCCGCGGCGCGCTGCGCTCACCATGGTCGGCGCCGGCCGGGGGCTCctgagcctgctgctgctgctgcggctccCGCCGGTCGCGGCCGCCGCCGCCAAGGCGCCCGTGTGCCAGGAGATCACGGTGCCCATGTGCAAGGGCATCGGCTACAACCTGACCTACATGCCCAACCAGTTCAACCACGACACGCAGGACGAGGCGGGGCTGGAGGTGCACCAGTTCTGGCCGCTGGTGGAGATCCAGTGCTCGCCGGACCTGCGCTTCTTCCTCTGCAGCGTCTACACCCCCATCTGCCTGCTGGACTACGCCAAGCCCCTGCCGCCCTGCCGCGCCGTGTGCGAGCGGGCCAAGGCCGGCTGCTCGCCCCTCATGCGCCAGTACGGCTTCGCCTGGCCCGAGCGGATGAGCTGCGAGCGGCTGCCGGCGCTGGGGGACCCGGACACGCTCTGCATGGATTACAACCGCAGCGAGCCCACCGCCCCGCCGCCCGCCCTGGCCAAGCCCACCCGCGCCTCCAGGGGGCCCCAGAGGAGCCTCGCCCCGGGCGGCGGCGCGGACTGCGGCCGGGCGTGCCGCTGCACCGAGCCCTTCGTGCCCATCGCCCGCGAGTCCCACCCGCTCTACAGCAAGATCCGCACCGGCCAGGTGCCCAACTGCGCCGTGCCCTGCTTCCAGCCCTACTTCACCCAGGACGAGAAGACCTTCGCCAGCTTCTGGATCGGGCTCTGGTCCATCCTCTGCTTCCTCTCCACCTCCACCACCGTGGCCACCTTCCTGATCGACATGGAGCGGTTCCGCTACCCGGAGCGGCCCATCATCTTCCTCTCCGCCTGCTACCTCTTCGTCTCGCTGGGCTACATCGTGCGGCTGGTGGCCGGCCACGCCAGCGTGGCTTGCAACCAGGAGTACCGCCACGTGCACTACGAGACCACGGGCCCCGCGCTCTGCACCACGGTCTTCCTCCTGCTCTACTTCTTCGGCATGGCCAGCTCCATCTGGTGGGTGATCCTGTCCCTCACCTGGTTCCTGGCCGCCGGCCTGAAGTGGGGCAACGAGGCCATCGCCGGCTACTCCCAGTACTTCCACCTGGCCGCCTGGCTCATCCCCAGCGTCAAGGCCATCGCCGTGCTGGCGCTGAGCTCGGTGGACGGGGACCCGGTGGCGGGGGTCTGCTACGTGGGCAACCAGAACCTGGACAACCTGCGGGGCTTCGTGCTGGCCCCCCTGGTGGTCTATCTCTTCACCGGGACCCTCTTCCTGCTGGCGGGCTTCGTCTCCCTCTTCCGCATCCGCAGCGTCATCAAGCAGGGGGGCACCCAGACCGACAAGCTGGAGCGGCTGATGATCCGCATCGGCATCTTCACCGTCCTCTACACGGTGCCGGCCACCCTGGTGGTGGCGTGCTACGCGTACGAGCAGCACTACCGGGAAAGCTGGGAGGAGGCGCAGACCTGCTCCTGCCCCGGCGACCCGCGCAAGCCCAAGCCGGACTACGCCGTCTTCATGCTCAAGTACTTCATGTGCCTGGTGGTGGGCATCACCTCGGGCGTGTGGATCTGGTCCGGGAAGACGCTGGACTCCTGGCGGCGGTTCACGGGGAAGTGGTGCCGGGGGAGGAAGCCCGCCATGTGCACCGAAGCCGGCTCCGCTCTGACCGGGCGGGCTGGGGGGGCGCCCTCCGCTTCCTACCGCAAACCCGTCCCGCTCTCTCAGGTGTGA